DNA from Cheilinus undulatus linkage group 20, ASM1832078v1, whole genome shotgun sequence:
TAGCTTACCCTGAAattgctgcatgtgtgaatggcAGAATTTTACCCTGCATtagtaaaaactaaattacattgaCAAATGTTAAGGTACCGCAGCAACTAAAGAACAGAACTTTTATATGCATCTAGTTTTGGATAATAAGTTGTTTCCAATTATGAAAACAATTCAAGGAGAGTCCGGCACACTGTCTAAATCTCCAAATTACAATGCATGTTTGTACAGTGCCTACAGCTTTCCTTGCAGTTGTTTACAGCTtcccctgttttttttaaagcttttgtagtttttaatttaatttctaaaaTAGTACCTATTGTGtcattttaaattctttcaTTGCTTTATACAGAATTGTGACAATAGCTTGCAAAAATTACTTAGAAATTActcaaactgctgctgtggcagAATCTGCATCTCTGCAGCAATGTTCCCGTGCagcagttctcaactggtaggttGAGACCTGAAAGTGAGTCACTGAGATGTTCTCAGTAGATTGGGAGTGTTTGCTTGAAAAAGAGAAATTTTGTAGAAAAAATGTATCAAGTATAGAAtccctaagtggacatacatcaaattgtttgatttcattcagtttttctgtgatagctagtacattttggttgtttttctcttGAGATTGTGTCTTGTTTATCTCAGcataaaaaagctgtttttcatatGATAATTTGTTGATTCCCCAAGTTATATGTAAAGCAACCAAAATTTACATTGTCACAGGAAatggagtgaaataaaatgtttgcatgcaagAATTCTGTAATGATGCAACCCCtgaatatgtttgttttgtcctgtctctatCTGTAAGTTGAATCATTCATTTGGTTCCATGCAAGATCCAAActgcaactttttaaagattattttgggagtgtttttacttctacttgacaGGACAcctaaagagagacaggaactATGGGGAGAGCGAGTGGGGCAACACATGCACCAAACAAAGCATCCCATGATGAGTGCATTGAGGACTGTGGTTTTTCTATATTGGGGGCTGTTCTTTCAGTTGAGCTGAACATCTTGCTGGAGAGATATTTATACCTCTTGTACGTATGttgaacaaaaaaactcactagatgtCCTagatttctgtattttgagtacattttagcttataaactcaccaggagaccgccatgttttggtccgcactGGTATAGTGTGACATCACTTGGCCATCTTGCTCCTTGCCGTTGCTATGCAGTAACTGGTTTTTCAGACTGGCAGTATGTTTtcctgcttgcagctgttgctgccataacagctttcataccaggcatgagtttgctgcgtgttggctttgactccctgctgtcaaagctgtcattcctcctaagttttactTGAATAAACCTcgctacaagtgactggattcaatGTATAACGGAAGCTTGCTGGTAGcttctcaaaataaaagcattatgtacaaacaatgggagtttctccaaagaaatgctaaagtgggcttttactttgaaaagcaaaatCCGGAAGTGTTTtcgtactgtgtttatctttacctgcaacattttgaaccgTGTAGAAACAGAAACCTTTATAAATAGTAAAAGTCTGGTGAAAAACTTTactaaacagacacattttagttCGTGGCCTTCATCtagttcatcaagaaacagatttcaaacatattctaccgaTGTGGaagtaaatatttgctacatacaggtaaatatggctctgttaTTATCATTTTCCTATCTAGTTTGACCGATAACAAATTGTGGTGCAAGGAAATTAGAAGACacattaaatcttaaaattatCCATGCGTGAGACATGCAgcgtctctgagatgcagccctaactctggctgccagtctgaaacagcggttactgcatagcaACGGCGAGGAGTGCTGCGGCACAAATAAttctaaatagaaaaatatacaACTAATGctgaataatatttaaaaaatagggCAAAATTCAAGagcaaacactgaaacattaccACATAACATAAGCTATGGACAAAACTAGCACAATAAGCCAAAATCATGATTGAAATTTAAACTCAATTAATTGCCCACAATTATTTTAACAACACTATTTAAGATATACTGTAGTCAGTCTTTATACTGATTGTTACTTTTGCTTTTTGTAGTCCATAAAGAGGAATTTATGTCGGTTGTACAAGCTGTGAGGATGATGTGTCATAAATTATCTTGCAACTTTAAGATTAAGATTTCCTCATCTCAAGTGTGTTGCTGTGTAAACTTTATCTCTTCCTCTGTAAACTTCCCCCTCAGTCTTTTTACCTTTGTCATGTTTGTGCTGGGTGGACTACCCTCAAATTGAGAAACTGAAGGGATTTACCATAAAGGATTTCTACATTAAATCTGTGCTGTGAAGCATTAAGTACTTTCAGTGGTAATGAACTGCACAACCAGACTAACACTGGACAAGAACAGGCCTGGGAAAGTGGTAATTCAGTCAGTATGCTACCAAAGTAATTACAAATCTTTAATTTAAGGTAAATGTATACTTGATGTTGTGTGGCCATAACTGTTTGGATTAGAACCCATCATAACTGCTGTGAACCCAGCCTTCGCCCTCTATGAACCTGAGGGAGAGCACTGAGTTTACTCTCCATTAACAGCATGTTTCATGGGCTAAACCCAGGGGGATCTCTTCTCCCCAATCCGTCCGGATTGTTCTCTGCTTATATGGTTCGcagaatgtcagaaatgtactgAATTCTAATCCCATGCTCATCTCCATGTGTCCGCTCAGGATCGGGCAGAAGAGTGAAGCACATTCCAGCAGAAGTCGAGGGCTGCTGTCTTAAGCTTAACGAGAAACCCGGCCCGCTCACACCATGCCCGCCAAGATGGCCGCCAACTTTTCCTGCCCTCACTGGAACCACTTGGGACAAGGATGTGTGTTGAAATGGTGATCATATTCAAGAAAACACTGGAAAAGAAGGGTGCCGACGATGTAACCTCCAAAAGAAGAGATTTGGGCCAGGTGAGAGAGCATTTTCTGCTTGTGTAAGCATTTTCTGagttaaatgtgtcattttgttttatatgaagctttgccagcagctgTCATGGGTGCTGCTCTGAATCCAGAAACTAGTGCAAGTCTTTCTCGTGTTTTTCCATTTGTATTCACTTTTAATAGGAGCTCAAACTTGACATTTTACTTCCCCTGAGTCACATTTGTAGGAAAATTCACATAAATGTCCTCTGTGAATGTCAGGAAATGGTGTCAAAAGAAGTATTTAGATTTTGCAGACTGTTAAAAAGGGGATGTTTATTCTACAGTTACACATAATTGCATCATAATAGCTGCCAATTGTTATCAGCAGGGCGTTTGTCATCTGTTTTTTGAATCCCCATGTTCTGTTTATTTCACTCAAAATGACAACAGTGTTTTAGTTCCAATTGGCGAGCTACTCTGACTCATTTTCTAATCAGCAAGCATGCAATAGAAAGCCTCATTCTGCCAGCACGAAGGGAGAATCCCCCTATAACTAATGTGGACTGTGTTTGCCCTCTCGGCCTTGTGAAATGAAGTCATCATTTTGTAAAGCTGAGAGTCAATCAGAGGCATTTATAGTGGAAATCTGTTAATGTGTCACATGTAGCCTTGATCAGCCCAAAAATGTACAACAGCAAACACATCTGGATTGTTCGCATATGCACAAACTTGAattttcctttccttccttttatttgtttatctaacaagttttctttttattgctaGTACCTCCAGTGCATTTTATGCAAAGCTATTTCTGGAACTTTGTGGTTTGCTGACGTACTGTTGGTTATCTTTCACATTTCTGCAGTTCCAGTTCCAGGCACAGACCATGACCCAGGGGACTGCACTTTTCTCTTGTGGACTCATGGGTAGGAGACCGTCCTTTTTAATGGCAACATAAGAGAGATTCTAAAATCCAAAGTAGTATTTTAGTTGTAAAACTAATACAATtagaaatgttgttttcttttagtgtTTTGATTGAGTAATTCTTCTGTGGAGGTTGCCAAAAGGGTGCAGAAAGTCCAGTCCAACATGGATTCCATCTAGGAGTATCGTATCCTATTGCATCGTATCGTATCACATCAAGAGATAGACAAACTTTGTCTGTCCTAGAGGTGACAGTAATTCTTCTTTCCCAGGGCTCAAACAACAATTGCATCCAAAAGCATAGAttgcctagtggttaggtcaaGCACAGTGTAtgcaggcagcccaggttcaagtctggcctgtggctccctCCCCGCatatctctccccactctctcatccctgtttctgactctatccactatccttccctttcaataaaggcataaaaagccccaaaaatatttataaaaaaccccacaaattacaggcataaaaaggggcaaatgaaaaacaaaaaggtaaaacaagAACTGTAGAGAGTCTATCCTCTATTGTTCAGGGTGGTTATTACAGAGGGAatgagggatttttttgtagatgtTTTTCAGGCCAGTAAGACTTTGTATCATGAAGTCCAAATAGCTGCGGTTCCTTgtgtgtccacttgaggcttgcAGCAAAAGCCCAGGAATCCCATAAGCACCCATTAGAAAAAGCCTATTTTTTacatgagatacaaaaaatctGAACCGGTCTGAATAGTTAATTTCATCATTGTCAAACATTGTATacagggggatttttttttaactcgcTAGTGTTGGTTTTATGAAACTTAAGGGGTTATTATGATGCGGGGCATGACTGATCTGACTGGGTGtattgtagctgtttgtcaggaggcatAAGGCCCACCTCAACTTTTGCCTGCAACTAGGTCTGCTGAAAGTTGGTTTAAAATAAAGCCTCTTCAATATGGCGACTGCCATCAATCTGCTTCAAAAGTCTAATTTTAGGAATAACAGTCATGAATATGATTGCATCCATATATTATAAAGTCTATATTATTGTGTTGTCTTATCTGGAGATGGACTGATGTGACATTTTTTCAGACCAAGTAAGAGTCCAATTACTTCAAATTTATACGCACCAAGTACAGTATCTGCTATGCTTTATGAGTACGAGTATAACTGCTTAGGCTTTGTATCAGCACTGATAGCCGATAAAGGTATTTGTGCATCCCTTaacatattgtatcgtattggtTGCTTAATGATATTAATGCATTGTCCTGTGCTTTCATTACCATGATAAAAATAGTCCACAATGATCCAAGACCCCTTGAAATTTGATAGGACTTAAATTCTGTTGTAAATCATGTAGCATAGCAGCATTTCAGTGCCTCATctcttgatttattttttatctaacTCCTAAACAgaatttgatcttttttgaaCTTCTGTTACCAGTGTTCCTTACATAAAAGATACTAAATAagaattaacaaataaaaatgttttcgAATTTATTGATGACTAGAAGTCTCACGTGTTTAGAAATGGCAGTTGTTCAGTAGtctttttgtgtcatttctgTGAAATCATCGGCAGCAAGCCAACCTCTGCAGCATCTGGTCCACAGTCACACAACGTTACGTGGAACATGTCTGACAGGTGTTTCTGTCAAGATGAATGTGCGTTAATGACTGTGTGTTAGACGTTTATCATTGGCAGGGATCTTGAGGCACTCCTGTGTGCTTTCAAGCTGCAGATATGTTGTCCTTAAGTTGAAATTTGGATCGTCCTGTAAAGGAAAATAACCTTAGTTTACCCAGCAGTATGACTAAGAGTGTTTTCAGTCTTTGTGTTGTAAGATTTAATGGTGTTCTGTCCTCGGGTGACTTGGCATTGAGTAAGGCTGGCAGAACACATCTGTGGCAGTAGGTGTTGTTAACACTGCCCTTTGTTCTTCACCCTGCtcatgtactgtagatggtattttggggatttttatctccagaagagaagaaaagactTTTTTGCATACCATGAGTGGGCCGAGGCTTTGACGTTTTGTATCTGAATCAGAGTTGACTGACCAGTTCAGTTGGCTGACCTACTCAACGATTCAAGGGAGTTTCTGTTGTGACAATACCAGGTGATTTCCTGGCACTGTGGCGTAGTCACTACGTGACACCAGGCAGTAGATTCCAGCATTAAAACAACATGATGGGTGTTTATGAGGGTTTATTGACATGTTATCATGCTCAGTTCCAGCTGACATGGAGTTTGATATGGAGTCAGTTAaacatttaattctgttttctttcccAGTAAGCTGTGCTCACAGACTGTAACACTAAAGCAGAGCCTGGAGGACGGGGTTTATTTTTAGTGCCAATTACGCAAAGCAGTGAGTAGTGTCAATACAAAGTACACACACTGGCATCAACGCACTAACCCAGACTGGAGCAGTAGAGTTGTTATCTATGCTGAGGTTACTGAACCTGACCTTTCCTGACCTAAGAACCATGGGATTAAAAAACACTTCCTCTCTCAGGAGCTTCTCAGATATTTTGCCTGAAGttattttcatattattttttgtttttccaaagaAGTTTGCAAACACAATCTGAATTCCTTAGGGTGTTTTAAAATCCATGctccaaaagttaaaagtagcGCATGTAAACTGCAGCATAAGGGAGTGTTTCcattagtgcattttttttgtgctgGCAGAACAAAGCcaatggactggccagattccatatctgtcatctagcagatccatcttgcaaatccCCTAGCTGAAAGGTTTTTGCCTTGACCAATCATTTTAGGAGAACGAAGTGAaagctacaggcagggtttcgttttactgcaagctggtaaacaccAGTGACCAGTGAAGAGGCTTGTCCATAGACTGTagaacaaagattgattgatgtCACCCATATAGTTACTGAGGGGGTTTTTGAAGCCAGTCCAtggctaacctgacatgccagattgaCTATTtaatatccattgcatggaatTTAACATTAATCTGGGAACCCttccatacaaagcatttggtgAGGGCAGGACTTTTCGAAACTCCTCAGAAGATGATTGCACGAACATTCTGTCTTTCATATGCATTAGGGGAAAATCAGAGTGACCAGACAATATGAGGTACTCAGTTCTGGTTGTATCCTGAACTAAACAGGCTGATGCAACCGAAGTTAAAAACTCATGCCGgggccagtcaggagaagtgcaaaagcatcttctctgccaagacaagcgttccgtgtggctctttgcttttgtttcaaTCAAGAAATATGGCCCAGTTCTCATAAAACTCATattatactatagctacatccaagctaattgctacatcTGTGGCAGCCATAGTACACCCCGGCTTACAGGCCAACTAGACCCTTCCCATTACTCTTGCAAACTCATACCGGAGCAGCTCAGGTAAGAGCGAGAAGATCTTTTCCGCCATGACAAGCTCTCTGTACTGTTCActgctctttatttaatgaagaaatgtggtccagttctgatgaaactgtcACTATACTATGGCTACATCCGAGCCAATCACTACAACGGttgcagccattgctattgagTTTCAGTACAACTCAGCATCACTTCTTGAACAGTGCATTTATGTGTAGGTGGACACCTCTCTTATGCATGGATGgcaattaaaatatgaaaaaggaaaaaaaaaggcttgtaCATATACTTAGCTGGTTGTAAATATACTTGGATGTATCATCTATGACTTGAAACCAATTTAACAGAACTAACTGTCCCTAATGAAGAGGCATTCGTTAACTGTCGTATCCTAGACACAGTGAACAGCTGTTAGAAGCGCTCTAAAACTAAGGTTTTGGGCACTAAATAAGATTAACTTCCTAAGTTCCTTTTGGCactataaaatataaataaagccTGCTTACTGTGAAGAGAAGGGAAATTTTATAACGTCATATCagatttcttggaaattttaaaGTCACATTGGGAGCCTAATGCAATAACATTTGCCTGCATGGCAGGCTCTGTAGTCTAACTGGGTGTACAAATAGCTtgaagaaatgtttgaaatgactTTTAAAGATGCAGCAGACAAATGATAACTTGGACTGACTGAGGTTGTGACATTAGAGGGATTTGAATCTTTGATTCATGATATTTATGCCTCTTTTGATACCAAAGCAAGATATATgtataaaaacaatcaaaaacgTTCTTAGTCAATCCAAATTTAGAAAAAGTTTGTATGCAGTTTAGACAGCATTTACTGTCATAGTTACAGTAAAGttataaaagtccaaaaatgtctttaacaaGCTCATGTCTTCCCAAAGGTACATGTTCTTTATGAATTGAACATGCTGTGTCCTTTAGTCTGTCattaagcttaaaaaaaaagatcaaatcagAACTACTGTACATCAGTTTTAGACATTAGGAGTCTTGGTGTACAAGTCTGCCACTTAATAATTGCTGTTTAGAGGAAAATCTGTTctgtcatttatttcttttaggatttttaataaaattattctgttttttttttcttgcagagaCAAGCCGCTGGCACGAGGTAGGTCGCAGCTGCTCCATACAGCAGAGGCCAGTTGGGACCAGCCTGGAGAGCCTGTGGGACGTCCTGCCGGAGGTGCACAAAACTTCCACCCACTGGGACTGGGATGTTGGCTCCACCTCAAGCACAATTACCAGCTTGTTGCAGGATCTCAACCTGACAGAAGCTGCATCCTCGCACTCCACTGCCCCCCCCAGCAAGCGCCAGTGCCGTTCCCTGTCCTGCTCAGACGAGCTGGGTGGGTGCCGTTCCACCTGGCGCCCTCAGGGCTCTCGTGTGTGGACGGCGGTGGAGAAGAGAAGGTGCCACAGTGGAGGAAGTGTCCAACGTGGCGCTGTTACCAATTCTGCACTTGGCTTTCCAGGTATGCAGCGCAGCTCCAGCTTCAGCCTACCCGCCCGCTCAAACACCTTAGAGCTGCCCTGCTTCACCCAGCGACCCCCCTGCCCCTCTGCCTTCTCCACCATGACACCCTCAGAGGCCCCAGCGCACCCTGTCTACCTCTCTCATGAACAGATCTGCCTCCCTGAGCCTCGTGGACCCTCGCCACCCAGCTCACCGGATTCCACTCCGGAGCTGGAGCGCCGCAGCGGACAAGGGGGGCTTGCAAGAAGCCGCTCGCAGCCGTGTGTCCTCAATGACAAGAAGATTGGGGTCAAGCGTAGGCGACCAGCtgatacacacaaacagaggcCTTCTTTGGACCTGGCCAAGATGACTCAGGTTGGTATTTAACAGATTACAAAatcttatatttaataaaatggtaggtttaaacactttaaagccCGCTGTGTTAGTTTTTGAGTCAAAGGAGTATTTATtctctttaacccactttatATAAACAGTGtacaaaaataacttaaatcCTGCACTTGAGCATGACATAAAAAAGTAATCAGTTGCAATTATGTGGCATTTATTAATGACTTGAACCCACCACAGACCTCTTATGTGATCCAAAAGATCACAGTCTGCAGCATGAGACCAGACCCCTTAGGAAACAGTCATGCCAGCTGGAAACTCTGCTCGCTCCATCAGTCTCACGAACATTAGCTGGTTATATTCTGCTGCTGTGGCAATTTGCCCCTTCCATGTTGGATAAACAAACACTTCCAAAGAAGGTCACGCCATTGTGTCTGTTCTCCCTCAGCACACCTCAAAGTGTTTCTGCAGGCACTGTCATTAAACggcagccatccatccattcatgtgGGTCTGTTCAGGGTCAAATACCTCTATGAGGGTGCctgttttcttcttgttttttttttttctttttttacacttgAAATTAAAGACACAAAGCCCAAAATTGCCCTTTTTATGTGGAAAATGATGATTTGATCAAAGCAGGAATTTTAGGAGGCAGCCAGCAGATCAGATGAGAtgatttcataaaaaaataatcttatgATACACACTGGCCTGAGCTGATCCTCTTCCTTAAGTCAACCATGTTTCAACAGACAGTCTGCACATCCTGGCAGACGTTTGCCTGACGACCACACAAACATACAGGAGTAGTAAAATTTCACACGAACACAGAGTGGATCATAAACATAGAGCTGGCCCCCTCATAGGAAGTCACGTAGAGTTCAGAAGCGTCTTAACAACGGCGCTGCTGTGTCACGGCAAGCAGACACCACACACGCTCTAAACAGGGACGAGGTCAGGAAGGCCTCGGGTGAGGCCGCTGACAATTTTTACAGAGGAACGTCAGGGTGCCGATTGTTAGCTCTGAATGTGTCCTGCTGTCTCTGTATTGTCCTTGGTGTTCTTCTAGTTTAAAAGCAACTGCTATGAAGTTTTGTGTTCTTGTGTGAGAAGAACGCAGCCTTGAAACTTTCAAAAGCCTTTAAAATGCACTCAGTCCTTTCTTTTAGATAAACTTTTAAATTACTCAGAGACACATCTTTTCTAGTGCTAActggaaattaaaacaaatagaaGGACCTTTTGTCCCATTTAAATATCGAGGAATCacctttaaaaatgcataaccTTTTAAAACCTCAATACACTGCTTTGATGTGTtcccttttttaatatttagaaaGATATTTTTTTGCTTATCTCTTTCATGTTCTTTTTGTAGCTCAAGTTCAAAATGGTCAGCAGTGGCTgctttcatctgtttttatgaTTGTAGATTCAATTTCCTTCTCTTTGGATGAATAAAAAGAGATATTAAGAGATCTCACCTACAGGCCCAGAAACAAGAAgaatacaattttaaatttcttccTGATATTTCAAACAACTAATTATCAAATGGAGTATGTATTTGTAAACCGGCTAGTGTGACGTTTTTG
Protein-coding regions in this window:
- the fam53b gene encoding protein FAM53B: MCVEMVIIFKKTLEKKGADDVTSKRRDLGQFQFQAQTMTQGTALFSCGLMETSRWHEVGRSCSIQQRPVGTSLESLWDVLPEVHKTSTHWDWDVGSTSSTITSLLQDLNLTEAASSHSTAPPSKRQCRSLSCSDELGGCRSTWRPQGSRVWTAVEKRRCHSGGSVQRGAVTNSALGFPGMQRSSSFSLPARSNTLELPCFTQRPPCPSAFSTMTPSEAPAHPVYLSHEQICLPEPRGPSPPSSPDSTPELERRSGQGGLARSRSQPCVLNDKKIGVKRRRPADTHKQRPSLDLAKMTQKLQNFHSLSCPGITGEDICESNQTLFTLRSPAHCNTDYSSGLEDVQPRTKEGQIIRNVSSDPTIEEADWTSTDYETTNGKDSEPLWAGLCSMRKDVYQLGGELDIEQIERN